The Dethiosulfovibrio peptidovorans DSM 11002 genome has a window encoding:
- the radA gene encoding DNA repair protein RadA, producing the protein MAKKNEVRYVCSECGYVSLSPMGRCPGCGEWGTVEAEVLSVSTEGRKSGSSPLSPRSILGLKPPKRLPSGIGELDRVMGGGWVEGGVVLLGGQPGIGKSTLLLQVCGNLARSGSKVLYVSGEESASQVALRASRLGADSEGLELLCIADVEMALGSLNDHGLVVIDSVQAMKDPGEGGWPGTPSQVRATAQRCIDTAKSKGIPMVLVGHITKEGRIAGPMLLEHMVDTVLLFSGDDGSPYRTLRATKNRYGGTDEVGLFQMGERGLNPVDDPSGLYWDRGDQSVPGVALTVVMEGSRALVAEVQALAASTSFAYPRRTARGTSVNKLHLLLAVLQKRCGLTSSGLDVYVNVAGGMDLRDPGADLALALSLASSAMDRALPSDCCLLGEVGLVGEIRPVGRTGQRLREAARLGFRSAVVSAREKEEAPRGMDVMAVRSLAEAMARLGLN; encoded by the coding sequence ATGGCGAAGAAGAACGAGGTAAGATACGTCTGTTCCGAGTGCGGCTACGTCAGCCTGTCTCCCATGGGACGCTGTCCCGGCTGCGGAGAGTGGGGGACCGTTGAGGCCGAGGTTCTGTCGGTCTCGACTGAGGGCAGAAAGAGCGGATCGTCCCCCCTTTCTCCCCGGTCCATACTGGGGCTGAAGCCCCCGAAGCGGCTGCCCTCGGGGATAGGGGAGCTGGACCGGGTTATGGGAGGAGGCTGGGTCGAGGGCGGAGTCGTCCTCCTCGGTGGACAGCCCGGTATCGGGAAGTCCACTTTGTTGTTGCAGGTCTGCGGGAACCTGGCCAGATCGGGCTCCAAGGTGCTGTACGTCTCGGGGGAGGAGTCCGCTTCCCAGGTGGCTTTGAGGGCATCCAGGCTGGGGGCCGACTCGGAGGGACTGGAGCTGCTTTGCATAGCCGACGTAGAGATGGCTCTGGGGTCCCTGAACGATCACGGTCTAGTGGTGATAGACAGCGTTCAGGCCATGAAGGATCCCGGAGAGGGAGGCTGGCCCGGCACTCCGAGCCAGGTCAGGGCCACGGCTCAGAGGTGTATAGACACGGCCAAGTCCAAGGGGATTCCGATGGTGCTGGTCGGCCATATAACCAAGGAGGGCCGCATAGCCGGGCCCATGTTGCTGGAGCATATGGTGGATACGGTCCTTTTATTCTCGGGAGACGACGGGTCTCCCTACAGGACCTTGAGGGCCACCAAGAACAGATACGGAGGGACAGACGAGGTCGGACTCTTCCAGATGGGCGAGAGGGGGTTGAACCCGGTCGACGATCCCAGCGGCCTTTATTGGGATAGAGGTGATCAGTCGGTTCCGGGAGTGGCTCTCACCGTGGTGATGGAGGGAAGCCGAGCCTTGGTCGCAGAGGTTCAGGCTCTTGCCGCATCGACCAGTTTCGCCTATCCCAGACGGACCGCCAGGGGTACTTCGGTTAACAAGCTCCATTTGCTGCTGGCGGTGCTTCAGAAAAGATGCGGTTTAACTTCCTCCGGATTGGACGTCTACGTAAACGTGGCGGGAGGGATGGACCTTAGGGATCCCGGGGCCGATCTGGCCCTGGCTCTCTCTTTGGCGTCTTCCGCCATGGACAGGGCTCTTCCGTCGGACTGCTGTCTCTTGGGAGAGGTCGGTCTGGTAGGCGAGATAAGGCCGGTCGGCCGGACCGGACAGAGGCTAAGGGAGGCTGCCCGGTTGGGATTCAGAAGCGCCGTGGTCAGCGCCAGGGAGAAGGAGGAAGCCCCTAGGGGGATGGATGTGATGGCGGTCAGGTCTCTGGCTGAGGCCATGGCCCGATTAGGGCTGAACTAG